The following coding sequences lie in one Mucilaginibacter sp. KACC 22773 genomic window:
- the lptB gene encoding LPS export ABC transporter ATP-binding protein, translating to MILRAENLVKKYKQRTVVNDVSFDVAQGEIVGLLGPNGAGKTTSFYMIVGLIKPNEGTIFLDDKDITQDPMYRRAQKGIGYLAQEASVFRKLTVEDNIKAVLEMGGMPKDRQKDKLEELIDEFSLHKVRKNRGDLLSGGERRRTEIARALAAEPNFILLDEPFAGVDPIAVEEIQAMVAKLRHRNIGILITDHNVQETLSITDRAYLLFEGKILESGVPEVLAENEMVRKVYLGANFVLKRKVFPQ from the coding sequence ATGATACTACGAGCAGAAAATTTAGTAAAAAAGTACAAACAGCGTACCGTTGTTAACGATGTATCGTTTGATGTGGCGCAGGGCGAAATTGTGGGTTTGCTGGGGCCGAATGGCGCCGGTAAAACTACTTCGTTTTACATGATAGTTGGCTTGATAAAGCCTAACGAAGGCACTATTTTTCTGGATGATAAGGATATAACCCAGGACCCCATGTATCGCCGCGCGCAAAAAGGCATTGGCTACCTTGCGCAGGAGGCGTCGGTATTTCGCAAACTGACGGTTGAGGATAACATTAAAGCGGTGCTGGAGATGGGTGGTATGCCTAAAGACCGGCAAAAAGACAAACTGGAAGAATTGATTGACGAATTCAGCCTGCATAAAGTACGCAAAAACCGGGGCGACCTGCTCTCGGGTGGTGAGCGCCGCCGTACCGAAATTGCCCGTGCCCTGGCAGCCGAGCCTAATTTTATTTTGCTGGATGAACCTTTTGCCGGGGTTGACCCTATTGCCGTGGAAGAGATACAGGCGATGGTAGCCAAACTAAGGCACCGCAACATAGGCATCCTGATTACCGACCACAACGTACAGGAAACACTGTCGATCACCGACCGCGCTTACCTGCTTTTTGAAGGTAAAATTTTAGAATCGGGCGTGCCCGAGGTACTGGCCGAAAATGAGATGGTGCGGAAAGTATATTTAGGTGCTAACTTTGTACTCAAGAGAAAAGTATTCCCTCAATAA
- a CDS encoding type I restriction endonuclease, with the protein MDFKDQILQLAARAEKMLPQIQTEEATKNALIMPFIQIMGYDVFNPSEVNPEFIADIGIKKGEKVDYAIMKDGEPAILVECKHHLENLDPHNSQLFRYFHTTKAKFGLLSNGMTYRFYTDLVEKNKMDSTPFFEFKLTEIKEVEIAELKKFHKSYFDVENITNTASELKYLNELKGILTREINAPSENFVAFFTKQIYPGVLTAKIKEQFVPIVKRSFSQLINDTINERLKSALNQEKQKDAEEAIKIEEAQENPVSNIITTEEELEGFYIVKSILRKTTDSKRITYRDAQSYFAILLDDNNRKTICRLYLNSKKMLAILDENKKEIKYDISGIDEIFAYSDALLKTVERLEKK; encoded by the coding sequence ATGGACTTCAAAGATCAGATCCTACAGCTTGCCGCGCGAGCTGAAAAAATGCTTCCACAAATTCAAACAGAAGAAGCTACAAAAAATGCATTGATAATGCCTTTTATTCAAATAATGGGTTACGATGTATTTAATCCATCCGAAGTCAACCCAGAATTTATTGCGGATATCGGTATAAAAAAAGGCGAAAAGGTCGACTACGCAATTATGAAGGATGGCGAACCCGCGATTTTAGTAGAGTGCAAACATCACCTTGAAAACCTTGATCCACATAACTCTCAACTTTTTAGATATTTCCATACTACTAAAGCTAAATTTGGTTTACTTTCTAATGGGATGACCTATCGTTTTTATACAGACTTGGTCGAAAAAAACAAAATGGACTCTACTCCATTTTTTGAGTTTAAATTGACGGAGATAAAAGAAGTAGAGATCGCTGAACTTAAGAAGTTTCACAAATCGTATTTTGATGTCGAAAACATAACTAATACTGCGAGTGAATTGAAATACCTTAATGAGCTTAAAGGCATTTTAACAAGGGAAATTAACGCGCCATCTGAAAATTTTGTCGCATTTTTTACCAAGCAAATTTATCCCGGCGTTTTAACTGCCAAAATTAAAGAGCAATTTGTCCCAATAGTAAAAAGATCCTTTAGTCAGTTGATAAATGATACAATAAATGAAAGGTTGAAGTCCGCTTTAAATCAAGAAAAACAAAAAGACGCTGAGGAGGCCATAAAGATAGAAGAAGCCCAGGAGAATCCGGTTTCGAATATAATTACAACGGAAGAAGAACTTGAAGGTTTTTATATTGTAAAATCAATTTTAAGAAAAACAACTGATTCGAAAAGAATAACTTACAGGGATGCCCAATCATATTTTGCAATTTTGCTGGACGATAACAACCGTAAAACTATCTGTCGTTTATATCTAAACAGCAAAAAGATGCTGGCCATTCTTGATGAAAATAAAAAGGAAATTAAATACGATATAAGTGGAATAGATGAAATATTTGCGTATAGCGACGCATTACTAAAAACAGTTGAAAGATTAGAAAAGAAATAA
- the recJ gene encoding single-stranded-DNA-specific exonuclease RecJ encodes MNKRWAIRDNADEDLVRKLSAELNIDTVLSSLLVHRGISDFESARYFFRPDQRHLHDPFLMKDMEEAVIRIETAIAAGEKILVYGDYDVDGTTAVATVYSFFNKQYKNMEYYIPDRYKEGYGISTQGIDYAAQNGFSLIIALDCGIKSVDKIDYANTLGIDFIICDHHLPGAQLPAAVAVLDPKRADCEYPYKELSGCGIGFKLIQAYAEKNGIQFEAVAQYLDLVCISISCDIVHITGENRVLAHFGLQKINTDPCIGVKTLIEVAGKTPGNLTISDVVFLIGPRINAAGRIDDAKHAVELLIACDENVARAKGLMINTRNTERKGHDLTITDQALDIIDGDEVLIGRKSTVVFNKDWHKGVIGIVASRLTEKYYRPTIVLTQSNGHVAGSARSVLGFDLYEALCECKDLLIQFGGHKYAAGLTLLPENVEAFKDRFEEVVSATISPEQLIQQIQIDAELRLSQIEPKFFRILNQFAPFGPENMAPVFISKNVYVSGNASLVGQAHIKMTVMQEGTAAFDCIAFNHGEYLPQLKPGVPFDICYSIEENIWRERRTIQLNIKGIRFKSQN; translated from the coding sequence ATGAATAAACGTTGGGCGATAAGGGATAATGCCGATGAGGATTTGGTACGCAAATTATCTGCCGAACTGAATATTGATACCGTTTTAAGCAGCCTGTTGGTACACAGGGGGATAAGTGATTTCGAGAGCGCCAGGTACTTTTTCAGGCCCGATCAGCGGCACCTGCACGATCCTTTTTTGATGAAGGATATGGAGGAAGCCGTTATACGTATTGAAACCGCCATTGCCGCCGGCGAAAAGATACTGGTTTATGGCGATTACGACGTGGATGGTACAACCGCTGTTGCCACTGTTTACAGCTTTTTTAACAAGCAGTATAAAAACATGGAATATTATATTCCGGATAGGTATAAAGAGGGCTATGGCATATCAACCCAGGGGATTGATTATGCTGCACAAAATGGTTTCAGCCTTATTATTGCACTTGACTGCGGCATTAAATCGGTTGATAAAATTGACTACGCCAATACCCTGGGGATAGATTTTATAATTTGCGACCATCACCTGCCCGGAGCGCAGCTACCCGCCGCCGTAGCGGTGCTTGATCCCAAACGCGCCGATTGCGAATATCCTTACAAAGAATTATCGGGTTGCGGTATTGGCTTTAAGCTGATACAAGCTTATGCCGAAAAAAACGGGATCCAATTTGAAGCGGTAGCGCAATACCTTGACCTGGTCTGCATCAGCATATCCTGCGATATTGTACATATTACCGGCGAGAACCGGGTGCTGGCACACTTTGGCCTGCAAAAAATAAATACCGACCCGTGCATTGGTGTAAAAACGCTGATTGAGGTTGCCGGCAAAACACCCGGAAACTTAACTATATCTGACGTAGTGTTCCTGATAGGCCCACGGATAAACGCCGCCGGGCGTATTGACGATGCCAAACATGCCGTTGAATTGCTGATAGCTTGTGATGAAAACGTGGCCAGGGCAAAAGGCCTCATGATAAACACCCGCAATACCGAGCGCAAAGGGCACGACCTTACCATTACCGACCAGGCGCTTGATATAATTGATGGCGACGAAGTGCTGATAGGCCGAAAATCAACCGTGGTATTTAACAAGGATTGGCACAAAGGCGTTATTGGTATTGTGGCATCGCGCCTTACCGAAAAGTATTACCGCCCCACCATTGTGCTTACCCAATCAAACGGGCATGTGGCAGGTTCGGCACGCTCTGTTTTGGGATTTGACCTTTACGAGGCGCTTTGCGAGTGCAAGGATCTGCTTATCCAGTTTGGCGGGCACAAATATGCGGCAGGCTTAACACTGTTGCCCGAAAACGTAGAAGCCTTTAAGGATAGGTTTGAAGAAGTGGTGAGCGCTACAATATCGCCGGAACAATTAATTCAGCAGATACAAATTGATGCCGAATTACGTTTAAGCCAGATAGAACCGAAATTTTTCAGGATACTGAACCAGTTTGCGCCTTTCGGGCCCGAAAATATGGCGCCGGTTTTCATAAGTAAAAATGTGTATGTTAGCGGTAACGCGAGCCTGGTAGGCCAGGCACATATTAAAATGACTGTAATGCAGGAAGGTACGGCGGCGTTTGATTGCATTGCCTTTAACCACGGCGAATACCTGCCGCAATTAAAGCCAGGCGTACCCTTTGATATTTGCTATAGCATTGAAGAAAATATTTGGCGCGAACGAAGAACGATACAATTGAATATAAAGGGGATAAGGTTTAAAAGTCAAAATTAA
- a CDS encoding pyridoxal phosphate-dependent aminotransferase, whose product MSVSKLAQNLRGSEIIKIAGEINELKRQGQNIANLTIGDFDSNIYSIPADLKDGIVDAYNHNQTNYPPADGMLNLRESVSAFLSSRMGLNYKANEILISGGSRPLIYSTFLALVDPGDKVVFPAPSWNNNHYSDLTSANAVIVETKPENNFMPTADEIAPHLKGATLLALCSPLNPTGTMFNKKDLEEICDLVIAENKKRAAGEKPLYLLYDQIYSQLTFGDFKHYDPVTLRPELRPYTVFVDGASKCFASTGVRVGWGFGPANIIDNMKAIVGHMGAWSPKAEQVAMAHFITDTAAVDTYLDDLKGKIRASLTTLHEGFQALKAEGFQVDSITPMGAIYLTLKIDYTGKTTPDGHVLKDSADINFYLIKEAKVALVPFSAFGTDDSVNWFRASVGASTLEDIEQLIPRVKAALSKLK is encoded by the coding sequence ATGAGTGTTTCTAAATTAGCTCAAAATTTACGCGGCTCGGAGATCATTAAGATTGCGGGCGAGATAAATGAATTAAAACGCCAGGGGCAAAATATTGCCAACCTAACTATTGGCGATTTCGACTCCAATATTTACTCCATCCCTGCCGACTTAAAAGACGGTATTGTTGATGCTTATAACCACAACCAAACTAATTATCCGCCGGCTGATGGCATGCTTAACCTGCGCGAAAGTGTATCGGCATTTTTAAGCAGCCGCATGGGTTTAAATTATAAAGCTAACGAGATATTGATTTCGGGCGGCTCACGTCCGTTGATCTATTCAACTTTTCTGGCCCTGGTTGATCCGGGCGATAAGGTGGTTTTTCCGGCACCGTCATGGAACAATAATCACTACAGCGACCTTACCAGTGCAAATGCAGTTATTGTAGAAACCAAACCCGAAAACAACTTTATGCCTACGGCTGATGAAATTGCACCGCATTTAAAAGGCGCAACTTTACTGGCACTTTGCTCGCCCCTGAACCCAACGGGTACCATGTTTAATAAAAAAGACCTGGAAGAGATTTGCGACCTGGTAATTGCCGAAAACAAAAAACGCGCAGCCGGCGAAAAGCCTTTGTACCTGCTGTACGATCAAATATATTCGCAACTAACCTTCGGTGATTTTAAACATTACGATCCGGTTACTTTACGCCCGGAACTAAGGCCATATACCGTATTTGTTGATGGTGCATCTAAATGTTTTGCCTCAACAGGCGTACGCGTAGGCTGGGGTTTTGGCCCTGCAAACATTATTGATAATATGAAAGCCATTGTAGGCCATATGGGGGCATGGTCGCCAAAGGCCGAGCAGGTTGCCATGGCTCATTTTATTACCGATACCGCCGCTGTAGATACCTACCTGGATGATTTGAAAGGAAAAATCCGCGCCAGCTTAACAACCCTACACGAAGGTTTCCAGGCACTGAAAGCCGAAGGTTTCCAGGTAGATTCGATAACGCCAATGGGCGCAATATACCTTACTCTTAAAATCGATTACACCGGCAAAACCACCCCAGACGGGCATGTATTAAAGGATTCGGCTGATATTAACTTTTACCTCATCAAGGAAGCCAAAGTGGCCCTGGTGCCATTCTCGGCCTTCGGTACAGATGATTCGGTTAACTGGTTCCGTGCATCAGTAGGTGCAAGCACACTGGAGGATATTGAGCAGCTGATACCGAGGGTGAAAGCGGCTTTGAGTAAGTTGAAGTAA
- the folP gene encoding dihydropteroate synthase, whose protein sequence is MAKDTFFHKKITLNAGGKLINLAAPKVMGIINITPDSFYATSRKSSVDEALQQAQKMLADGAAFLDIGAYSSRPGAVDITAAEEADRLLPVIEAIVAAFPDAVLSVDTFRSQVAEAAVKAGAHLINDISGGTLDAGMFATVARLQVPYILMHMKGTPQNMVQMAQYDDVFNEVLDYFVSKYQQLKQLGVHDVIIDPGFGFAKKQEHNYALMKRMQDFDILELPLLAGISRKKMIYGLLGGTAADALNGTTALNTIALSKGANILRVHDVKEAVEAVKIWEACQ, encoded by the coding sequence GTGGCTAAAGATACATTTTTTCATAAAAAGATAACCCTGAATGCAGGAGGGAAACTTATCAACCTGGCTGCGCCGAAGGTAATGGGCATTATCAATATTACCCCCGATTCTTTTTATGCCACCAGCCGCAAGTCATCTGTTGATGAAGCTTTGCAGCAAGCCCAAAAGATGCTGGCCGACGGTGCTGCGTTTTTAGATATCGGTGCTTATTCGTCTCGCCCCGGTGCTGTTGATATTACTGCTGCCGAAGAGGCCGACAGGTTGCTGCCTGTTATTGAGGCAATTGTAGCTGCCTTTCCCGATGCTGTTTTATCGGTAGATACCTTCCGCTCACAGGTTGCCGAAGCGGCGGTTAAAGCGGGTGCGCATTTGATTAACGATATATCGGGCGGCACGTTGGATGCCGGTATGTTTGCCACGGTGGCCCGCCTGCAGGTACCTTATATTTTAATGCACATGAAGGGCACCCCACAAAACATGGTGCAAATGGCGCAGTACGATGATGTTTTTAACGAGGTGCTGGATTATTTTGTAAGTAAATATCAGCAGCTAAAACAACTGGGCGTACATGATGTGATTATCGATCCCGGATTCGGCTTTGCCAAAAAACAGGAACACAATTATGCACTGATGAAGCGCATGCAGGATTTTGATATTTTGGAATTGCCGTTGCTTGCAGGTATATCGCGCAAAAAAATGATCTACGGTTTATTGGGAGGCACCGCTGCGGATGCATTAAATGGCACAACCGCTTTAAATACCATCGCACTAAGTAAAGGCGCCAATATTTTGCGGGTACATGATGTAAAAGAGGCTGTTGAGGCGGTGAAGATATGGGAGGCTTGCCAGTAA
- a CDS encoding response regulator: protein MTINTKSVSVLLVDDDEINNFISIKLIKKALLNTEIMACLNGKFAIEQLSEIQQKDPAKLPDYILLDINMPIMNGWEFLDEYKRLNLDPLGKSKIFIISSSVFSNDINKARSYPLVKDFISKPLNVEKIKELFEVQPQD, encoded by the coding sequence ATGACAATTAACACAAAATCCGTTAGTGTATTATTGGTTGATGATGATGAGATAAATAACTTCATCTCCATTAAATTGATAAAGAAAGCTTTATTAAACACCGAGATCATGGCTTGTTTAAACGGTAAATTTGCTATTGAGCAATTATCCGAAATCCAACAAAAAGACCCGGCTAAACTGCCCGATTATATTTTGCTGGATATTAACATGCCCATTATGAATGGTTGGGAGTTTTTGGACGAGTACAAACGTTTAAACCTCGATCCGCTGGGCAAAAGCAAAATCTTCATTATCTCATCATCAGTATTCAGTAACGATATTAACAAAGCGCGCTCATACCCGCTGGTAAAAGATTTTATCAGCAAACCATTAAACGTCGAAAAAATTAAGGAGCTTTTTGAAGTTCAGCCACAAGACTAA
- a CDS encoding acyl-CoA desaturase — MVIIIFFIGHWFLSLFFQTFFLHRYASHKMFTTNKFFEGTFYLLTFICQGSSFLNPRAYAIMHREHHAYSDTEKDPHSPHFFRDVFQMMVYTAKSYRMHEKRLKDPEERFKGNIPEWRTVDYIGSSMVSRIAFGVLYVAFYVVFATSPWFYLLIPVHFLMGPIHGAIVNWCGHKYGYANFDNGDKSKNTTPFDFLMLGELFQNNHHKRPNRANFGAKWFEIDPVYPVMKVMHWMHIIRLRKAYL; from the coding sequence GTGGTAATAATAATTTTCTTCATCGGGCACTGGTTCCTGTCGCTCTTTTTCCAAACGTTCTTTTTACACAGGTATGCATCTCATAAAATGTTCACTACCAATAAATTTTTTGAGGGTACATTTTATCTGCTGACATTTATTTGTCAGGGTTCATCGTTTTTAAACCCGCGTGCCTATGCAATTATGCACCGTGAGCACCACGCTTATAGCGATACGGAGAAAGACCCGCATTCGCCACATTTTTTCAGGGATGTTTTCCAGATGATGGTGTACACCGCCAAAAGTTACCGCATGCACGAAAAAAGGCTGAAAGATCCTGAAGAACGTTTTAAAGGAAACATTCCGGAATGGCGTACGGTTGATTACATTGGTTCGTCAATGGTATCGCGCATAGCCTTTGGTGTGTTATATGTTGCTTTTTATGTTGTGTTTGCAACTTCACCGTGGTTTTACCTGTTAATTCCCGTTCACTTTTTAATGGGCCCAATACATGGTGCTATTGTTAACTGGTGCGGTCATAAATATGGTTATGCCAATTTTGACAACGGCGACAAATCAAAAAACACTACCCCGTTTGATTTTTTAATGCTTGGCGAATTGTTCCAGAACAACCACCACAAACGCCCTAACCGTGCCAACTTCGGCGCCAAATGGTTCGAGATTGACCCGGTTTATCCCGTAATGAAAGTAATGCACTGGATGCATATCATCAGGCTAAGGAAAGCATATTTATAG
- a CDS encoding GNAT family N-acetyltransferase produces the protein MEIQVVTTADIEAITRVEIDSKLQSFPELMEPHDIDFEIRAYRWKTYFAKQSPASARPQRVIFKAIDQDRMVGYLAVHLTSRYDKDAEIQSFYVLKEYQRRGIGTALLKEVASWAMNLNAKSLCVGIAPENPYQQIYLKYGGTFLNPHWIVWDDINLLKSKLG, from the coding sequence ATGGAAATCCAGGTAGTTACAACGGCAGATATTGAGGCGATAACCCGCGTGGAGATTGACAGTAAATTACAATCGTTTCCCGAATTGATGGAGCCGCACGATATCGACTTTGAGATAAGGGCCTACCGCTGGAAAACTTATTTTGCAAAACAATCGCCCGCCAGCGCCAGGCCGCAAAGGGTTATATTTAAGGCTATTGACCAGGATAGGATGGTAGGGTACCTGGCGGTACACCTTACAAGCCGCTATGATAAGGATGCCGAAATTCAATCGTTTTACGTGTTGAAAGAATATCAGCGCCGCGGCATTGGTACGGCACTTTTAAAGGAGGTCGCAAGCTGGGCTATGAACCTTAATGCCAAAAGTTTGTGTGTGGGCATAGCCCCGGAAAATCCATATCAACAAATTTACCTGAAATATGGCGGCACTTTTTTAAACCCGCACTGGATTGTTTGGGATGATATCAATCTGCTGAAATCAAAATTGGGCTGA
- a CDS encoding GH3 auxin-responsive promoter family protein — translation MTIFNSVFTWFMKKRIHQIELFMKYPNEVQEEWFEQLISMAESTEWGRRYQYKSIENLTQFKERVPIQNYDTLKPYIERMLKGEKNVLWPSEIRWFAKSSGTTNDRSKFIPVSEEALEECHFKGGKDVLTIYFNNQPNARMFTGKVLTLGGSHQVSTINPDASFGDLSAVIMKNLPLWAELHRTPQLEIALLDNFEEKLEKIAQATKDVNVTSIGGVPTWNLVLFRRILEITGKKNMLEVWPNLEMYFHGAVNFGPYRDQFKALIPSDDMYYLENYNASEGFFGIQDTREPGDMLLMLDYGIFYEFLPLEHLHHDNPETLTLDEVELDKNYALIISTNAGLWRYMIGDTIKFTSLSPFRIRVTGRTKHFINAFGEEVIIDNAEQALEEACQQTGAVICEYTAAPVYFNGNDCGAHEWIIEFEKQPNEFERFVDILDETLRRINSDYDAKRFKDLALRRPIVRRAPEGTFFSWMKEKGKLGGQHKVPRLANDREYVDAILKVMELVEE, via the coding sequence ATGACAATATTTAACTCCGTATTTACTTGGTTCATGAAAAAGCGCATCCACCAGATTGAGCTTTTTATGAAATATCCCAACGAAGTACAGGAGGAGTGGTTTGAGCAGCTGATATCAATGGCCGAGAGTACCGAGTGGGGCCGCAGGTACCAGTATAAAAGCATTGAAAACCTTACCCAGTTTAAGGAGCGGGTACCCATACAAAATTACGATACGCTGAAGCCATATATAGAGCGCATGCTCAAAGGCGAAAAAAATGTATTGTGGCCGTCAGAGATCCGCTGGTTTGCCAAATCATCCGGCACTACTAATGACAGGAGCAAGTTTATACCCGTGAGCGAGGAAGCCCTGGAAGAGTGCCACTTTAAGGGCGGCAAGGATGTGCTCACCATCTATTTTAACAACCAGCCCAACGCACGTATGTTTACCGGCAAAGTGCTTACGCTTGGCGGCAGTCACCAGGTAAGCACCATAAACCCGGATGCTTCGTTTGGCGACCTATCGGCCGTGATCATGAAAAACCTGCCCCTTTGGGCCGAGCTTCACCGTACACCGCAACTGGAAATTGCCCTGCTGGATAACTTTGAAGAAAAATTAGAAAAAATAGCCCAGGCCACTAAGGATGTAAACGTAACCAGTATTGGTGGCGTACCTACCTGGAATTTGGTGCTGTTTAGACGGATACTGGAAATAACAGGCAAAAAAAACATGCTGGAAGTTTGGCCCAACCTGGAGATGTATTTTCACGGAGCGGTTAACTTTGGCCCCTACCGCGATCAGTTTAAAGCCCTGATCCCCAGCGACGACATGTACTACCTGGAAAATTACAATGCATCCGAAGGCTTCTTCGGCATCCAGGATACCCGCGAACCAGGCGATATGCTGTTAATGCTGGATTATGGCATTTTTTACGAATTTTTACCTCTTGAACACCTGCACCACGATAATCCTGAAACGCTTACGCTGGATGAGGTGGAGCTGGATAAAAACTACGCGCTCATCATCAGTACCAATGCCGGGCTTTGGCGGTATATGATAGGAGATACCATTAAGTTTACATCGTTATCGCCATTCCGCATCCGGGTAACCGGCCGTACCAAACATTTCATTAATGCCTTTGGCGAGGAAGTGATTATTGACAATGCCGAGCAAGCCCTGGAAGAAGCCTGCCAGCAAACCGGCGCCGTCATTTGCGAGTATACTGCCGCGCCTGTTTATTTTAACGGTAACGATTGTGGCGCCCACGAATGGATAATTGAGTTTGAAAAGCAACCCAACGAATTTGAACGTTTTGTGGATATCCTTGACGAAACCCTGCGCCGCATCAACTCCGATTACGACGCCAAACGCTTTAAAGACCTGGCCCTGCGCCGCCCCATAGTACGCCGCGCCCCCGAAGGCACTTTTTTTAGCTGGATGAAAGAAAAAGGTAAATTAGGCGGCCAGCATAAAGTACCCCGCCTGGCTAATGACCGCGAGTATGTGGATGCTATTTTGAAAGTAATGGAGTTGGTGGAGGAATAG
- a CDS encoding MBL fold metallo-hydrolase, whose protein sequence is MEIFALGEGSYSVDSTKKFIPFNPETDNFRDRPGSLFIHVNPFLIKTSHHLIVLDTGLGFKDTRDELILHQNIRNAGFDPDDVTLVLMSHLHYDHSGGLVVERNGKLQPSFPQARHVIQKGEWEFGITGKSSSYHKEIFEALDGAVDIMFVEGSGELLPGIRYELSGGHCPNHQVFWIDIEGSKALFGGDELPEPEQLIRKFIAKYDMDGRKAMELRQEYGKLASEEGWTCLFYHAKTIAIGNVSSDDGGEHFKVTPA, encoded by the coding sequence ATGGAAATTTTCGCGTTAGGAGAAGGCTCATATTCAGTTGATTCGACTAAAAAATTTATCCCTTTTAATCCCGAAACCGACAATTTCAGGGACCGCCCGGGTTCATTGTTCATCCATGTAAACCCATTCCTGATAAAAACCAGCCACCACCTTATTGTGCTGGATACGGGCCTTGGTTTTAAAGATACCCGCGATGAGCTTATCCTGCATCAAAACATCCGCAATGCGGGATTTGATCCGGACGATGTAACACTGGTGCTCATGTCGCACCTGCATTATGACCACTCGGGCGGTTTGGTTGTGGAGCGTAATGGCAAGCTGCAGCCCAGCTTTCCGCAGGCCAGGCACGTGATACAAAAAGGGGAGTGGGAGTTTGGCATTACCGGCAAATCATCATCATACCATAAAGAGATTTTTGAAGCCCTTGACGGTGCAGTAGATATTATGTTTGTAGAGGGCAGCGGCGAATTGCTTCCGGGCATCCGTTATGAATTATCCGGCGGGCATTGCCCCAATCACCAGGTATTCTGGATAGATATAGAAGGCTCAAAAGCGCTGTTTGGCGGCGACGAATTACCTGAGCCTGAGCAACTGATACGAAAGTTTATAGCTAAATATGATATGGATGGGCGTAAGGCAATGGAGCTGCGCCAGGAATATGGAAAATTAGCATCCGAAGAAGGATGGACCTGTCTGTTTTATCATGCCAAAACAATTGCTATTGGCAATGTAAGCAGCGATGATGGCGGCGAACACTTTAAGGTAACGCCGGCTTAG
- a CDS encoding glycoside hydrolase family 43 protein, with the protein MKTGIYHKILLTAVMATAMTMPVRQVLAQDKKTSGNPVVEGWYADPEAKIFNKQYWLYPTYSAKYNEQVFMDAFSSPDLVHWTKHPHIVDTTGVKWVRRALWAPAVTEKGGKYYIFFGANDIQNNNEKGGIGVAVADNPAGPFKDYLGKPLIDQIINKAQPIDQFVFKDDNGQYYMIYGGWGQCNIVKLKDDFTGVVPFEDGVTYRKITPEGYVEGPVMFKRKGKYYFMWSEGGWTGPDYRVAYAVGDTPFGPFKRIATILKQDASIATGAGHHSVINVPGTDEWYIVYHRRPLTETDGNHRVMCVDKMYFDKDGMIQPVKITNEGVAAREIK; encoded by the coding sequence ATGAAAACGGGCATTTACCATAAAATTCTTTTAACGGCGGTTATGGCAACCGCAATGACGATGCCAGTCCGGCAAGTTTTGGCGCAGGATAAAAAAACATCGGGCAACCCCGTGGTTGAGGGTTGGTATGCCGATCCGGAGGCTAAAATTTTCAACAAGCAATATTGGTTATACCCAACTTACTCGGCTAAATACAATGAGCAGGTTTTCATGGATGCCTTCTCATCGCCCGACCTGGTACATTGGACCAAACACCCCCACATTGTTGATACCACCGGCGTAAAATGGGTTCGCCGGGCGCTTTGGGCGCCTGCCGTTACCGAAAAAGGCGGTAAATATTATATCTTCTTCGGCGCAAACGACATCCAGAACAATAACGAAAAAGGCGGCATCGGCGTAGCCGTAGCCGATAACCCGGCGGGCCCGTTTAAGGATTACCTGGGCAAGCCGTTGATTGACCAGATTATTAACAAAGCCCAGCCTATAGATCAGTTTGTTTTTAAGGATGATAACGGCCAGTACTATATGATATACGGTGGCTGGGGCCAGTGCAATATTGTAAAACTAAAAGACGACTTTACCGGCGTGGTGCCTTTTGAGGATGGTGTCACCTACAGGAAAATAACCCCCGAGGGCTATGTAGAGGGACCGGTAATGTTTAAACGCAAAGGCAAATACTACTTTATGTGGAGCGAAGGCGGTTGGACAGGCCCCGATTACCGGGTAGCTTACGCTGTAGGCGATACCCCATTTGGTCCGTTTAAGCGGATAGCTACTATTTTAAAGCAGGACGCCAGTATTGCCACCGGCGCGGGCCACCATTCGGTTATTAACGTACCTGGTACCGATGAATGGTACATTGTATACCACCGCCGACCATTGACCGAAACCGACGGCAACCACCGCGTAATGTGCGTTGATAAAATGTACTTTGATAAAGATGGCATGATACAGCCGGTGAAGATTACCAACGAAGGAGTTGCGGCGAGGGAGATAAAATAA